In Plasmodium coatneyi strain Hackeri chromosome 5, complete sequence, a genomic segment contains:
- a CDS encoding KIR protein, with protein sequence MSEEGGQFLKKDNLSMLASKLKFYDKVQGEKVHCELGTQKETSVKDKLKSCTEIKNEIDEIAKGLCKASTMKDDANLSAQEGDSDLDELDKLFNKSLCHFLYFWLGKEVWTRVGNDGTKFLDVMGKIYDALSDFGVQNNCTLLYTNNPPTTLNNQPTINKDLFLHRKTVFDFTFDYKGIKDKLQWFSNACDDGYYKHLQSAQTAFSEVLTDCKSKWSQGTEGGKNPTNDDLYCSWFKNTFDVINDQSPLILSHNGTSMSKGESEKEVTVYNHVHLELNFASKANPTATIVSSLLSVVGLPTTAFFLYKYNLLPSAIKNIFFRGGGGSTNNNRSKTRKGRSGRRDLDTLTAADSSTIYSTEYSTIDDDSTETSTLYDRPHRKGRTNNSRPQQQQMQRNNRNEERRRTNIRYHP encoded by the exons ATGTCAGAAGAAGGAGGTCAATTTCTAaag AAGGACAATTTGAGCATGTTAGCCTCAAAATTAAAATTCTACGATAAAgtccaaggggaaaaagtcCATTGTGAGTTAGGGACTCAGAAGGAAACGTCAGTGAAGGACAAGTTAAAGTCATGCactgaaattaaaaatgaaatcgATGAAATTGCGAAGGGTCTATGTAAGGCTTCTACAATGAAGGATGATGCAAATCTCTCTGCGCAGGAAGGGGACAGCGACCTGGACGAATTGGATAAACTGTTTAATAAATCCCTTTGTCATTTCCTCTACTTTTGGCTTGGTAAGGAGGTATGGACAAGGGTGGGAAATGATGGTACTAAGTTCTTGGACGTCATGGGAAAAATTTATGATGCACTTTCAGATTTCGGTGTTCAGAACAATTGTACACTTCTAtacactaacaacccacctaccacccttaacaaccaaCCTACCATCAACAAGGACCTCTTCCTTCATCGAAAAACAGTGTTTGATTTCACCTTCGattataaaggaataaaagacaAACTACAATGGTTTAGCAACGCCTGTGATGATGGTTATTACAAACACCTACAATCAGCTCAAACAGCATTTAGTGAGGTGCTTACTGATTGTAAAAGCAAATGGTCGCAAGGGACCGAAGGGGGCAAAAACCCAACTAATGATGACCTCTATTGTTCGTGGTTCAAAAACACATTTGATGTAATTAATGATCAAAGCCCACTCATCTTATCACATAATGGAACATCTATGtcaaaaggagaaagtgaGAAAGAGGTTACCGTTTATAACCACGTTCACTTAGAACTGAATTTTGCATCTAAAGCGAACCCCACTGCAACCATTGTATCCTCTTTGTTAAGTGTAGTCGGTCTACCAAcgactgctttttttttatataag TATAACCTTTTACCTTctgcaataaaaaatatcttctttcgtggaggaggaggaagcacaaataacaatagaagcaaaacaagaaaaggaagatccGGCCGACGGGACctcgacacattaacagcAGCAGACAGTTCAACAATATATTCTACCGAGTATTCCACAATAGATGACGATTCTACAGAAACTTCTACTCTATATGACAGACCACacaggaagggaagaacaaacaatAGCAGAccgcaacaacaacaaatgcaaaggaacaacaggaacgaagaaaggagaagaaccaatatacgttatcatccctag
- a CDS encoding KIR protein, translating into MAKPATADLTEDDLKKLPSRKEYVNFSNGQDYRTFCTPDGSYKQLESKWDETMRDCSNASNYTDKVVGAYCYASSKVTNANQSRGLQCQYFYYWLWNLLKNTLHIQSPLDTKKKVYQEFETISSENWCKIIYNDISDEGFFPQVKIHFDYSKDYETLQSQLGNGVSGTKTCDSTYHKHLDTIQSACSAIEEDFKQDGGPQKSGSYCDPLKAGGKGSAGEYCSEGELQKLHCEQVPKSNPNPNQAGSSGKSSLSDADQSAGGALASAAVGSTLATLGIGLPALALFLYKVKYYNNYNYHYVYIYICISRGNARRKKRTSRIKHEFDTSTEDSSTIYSTTADTSTIDGSTKDNSTIYNGGSPPRRPSPPGQKRRVANNATGRRKNIGYQRI; encoded by the exons ATGGCAAAACCCGCAACAGCAGATCTGACG gAGGATGATTTAAAGAAGTTACCCTCAAGGAAAGAGTATGTAAATTTCAGCAATGGCCAAGATTACCGTACTTTCTGCACTCCTGATGGGTCATATAAACAATTAGAAAGTAAGTGGGACGAGACTATGAGGGACTGTAGCAATGCCAGTAATTACACGGATAAGGTTGTAGGAGCATATTGTTATGCATCCTCAAAGGTGACAAATGCGAATCAATCCCGTGGTCTACAAtgtcaatatttttattattggttatgGAATCTATTAAAGAACACATTGCACATTCAATCACCTTTggacactaaaaaaaaggtttaccAGGAATTCGAGACTATTTCTAGCGAGAATTGgtgtaaaattatatacaatGATATTAGCGACGAaggattttttccccaagtaAAAATACATTTCGACTACTCCAAGGACTATGAAACCTTACAATCACAGTTAGGGAATGGTGTTAGTGGTACAAAGACTTGTGATTCAACCTATCACAAACACCTGGACACCATTCAATCAGCATGTTCTGCTATAGAAGAGGATTTCAAACAAGACGGGGGGCCACAGAAGAGTGGTTCCTATTGTGACCCGCTTAAagcgggggggaagggatCAGCTGGAGAATACTGTAGCGAAGGGGAGCTGCAGAAATTGCACTGTGAACAAGTACCCAAATCAAATCCcaatccaaatcaagctggtagtagtggAAAAAGCAGTCTTAGTGATGCTGATCAAAGTGCAGGTGGTGCTCTTGCATCTGCTGCTGTGGGTAGTACACTGGCCACATTAGGAATAGGATTACCTGCATtagctctttttttatataaggtaaaatattacaataattataattaccactatgtatatatatatatatgtat aagTAGAGGGAACgcaagaagaaagaaaagaacatcaAGAATAAAACATGAATTCGACACATCTACAGAAGATTCTTCCACAATATATTCAACAACAGcggacacttccacaattGACGGTTCAACGAAAGATAATTCTACCATCTATAATGGTGGGTCACCACCACGACGACCATCACCACCTggccaaaaaagaagggtagCAAATAATGCAACCGGTCGTCGCaagaatataggttatcaacGTATATAA
- a CDS encoding KIR protein — protein sequence MYVDNLPSRQAYGTFKDGLNDCSVHNIEVGNTVTTLQSALDGHPHLQNEVDKILKAYCYATSHGGSYGTNCTFFYYWLGSKIWQNEQNINDSDSFQNVINNIYGELGKITINGEKGKGCSIINEKYEISKDLFPNARTLSDYSLDYTTISNNLTKKNNDNTYCLAYKPYLDNAATAYTKLCEEKNVWGSETNTLKGSVCGDFIARAGGDKNKLNPQELLDQHCPSSSELQTEPGTVAAAVTETKTFPVQTLEGKTSSPSGVNIPSVSAAGGLATIGIPALAYFFYKYKSHLFHSFFNKHNHSGSGRSTRKRSLERNLDILMEDSTTADTSTFDSSETSSTTNDDSTFDSTTVYSSVPYTTTASKRTRSAQQQQRQGGQRHNRNNISYHSM from the coding sequence ATGTACGTGGATAATCTACCCTCAAGGCAAGCTTATGGAACATTTAAGGATGGCTTAAATGATTGTAGCGTCCATAATATTGAAGTGGGAAATACAGTGACTACATTGCAAAGCGCCCTTGATGGCCACCCTCATCTTCAAAACGAAGTggataaaatattaaaagcCTACTGTTATGCAACCTCACATGGCGGGTCTTATGGTACGAACTGtaccttcttttattattggttaggaagtaaaatatggcaaaatgagcaaaatataaatgatTCTGATTCATTTCAAAACGTTATAAATAACATTTACGGTGAATTAGGGAAAATCACTATtaatggggaaaaaggaaaggggtgttCCATTATAAACGAGAAGTATGAAATTAGTAAAGACCTCTTCCCCAATGCAAGAACATTATCTGACTATTCGCTAGACTACACAACAATAAGTAATAACTTGACTAAGAAGAATAATGATAATACCTACTGTCTAGCATATAAACCGTACCTAGACAATGCTGCTACAGCTTACACTAAATTGTGCGAAGAGAAGAATGTATGGGGGAGTGAAACAAACACTTTGAAAGGTTCAGTTTGTGGAGATTTTATAGCGAGGGCGGGAGGCGACAAGAATAAGCTTAACCCTCAGGAGTTACTGGACCAACACTGTCCATCATCATCCGAACTACAAACTGAACCAGGAACTGTAGCAGCAGCAGTAACTGAAACAAAAACTTTTCCAGTTCAAACCCTAGAAGGGAAAACCTCTTCCCCCTCTGGGGTGAACATCCCCTCTGTGTCTGCTGCTGGTGGACTTGCTACAATAGGAATACCTGcattggcatactttttttacaagtacaaatcGCACCTCTTCCACTCCTTCTTTAATAAACATAATCATTctggaagtggaagaagcacAAGAAAAAGGTCATTAGAACGGAACTTAGACATCTTAATGGAAGATTCTACAACAGCGGACACATCCACATTCGACTCATCGGAAACTAGTTCGACAACAAATGACGATTCCACGTTTGATTCTACAACAGTATATTCTTCTGTTCCATACACTACTACAGCATCTAAAAGAACGAGAAGtgcacaacaacaacagaggcAAGGGGGACAAAGGCacaatagaaataatataagttatcATAGTATGtaa
- a CDS encoding Variable surface protein Vir7-like protein, whose translation MTDQDLRILPSKAAYAAFDAGWSTYSAPCTWLENTKTTLNDKLNGHDSVKAYVDQIVKAWCIVLNSGGMRTLGSTYCFPFYYWLGDILINKFKVNESFLSIMKTIYDEFKKIPGGEISGSENACAIIYDDSKIDKDTFNEMKAVYEYSQDHNKIKQHLKTRGNFCSEQYKKHLTNIKSAYEELNKKCPDSRSSSSSGDKHCQEYNRTYKKCIQNRLSELTCNIIPQEESSEGPQHASIQLQTGEVNSSSGTIPTTAISSVFSVLGIGVVATFLYKIWHLIILPYMMDDNHEHLKEEEGRMISLNRNKEEMWLITLHNASTEEKK comes from the exons ATGACA GATCAGGATTTGCGAATTTTACCTTCGAAGGCAGCATATGCTGCATTTGACGCAGGATGGAGTACATACAGCGCACCCTGCACTTGGCTCGAAAATACAAAGACTACATTGAACGATAAATTGAATGGGCACGACAGTGTCAAAGCTTATGTAGATCAAATTGTAAAAGCATGGTGCATTGTACTAAATTCAGGGGGAATGCGTACCTTAGGGAGTACGTattgttttcccttttattattggttaggggacatattaattaacaaatttaaagtgAACGAATCATTTTTGAGTATTATGAAAACAATCTACgacgaatttaaaaaaattcctggCGGAGAAATTTCTGGCTCAGAAAATGCTTGTGCAATTATATATGATGACAGTAAAATTGACAAGGACACTTTCAATGAAATGAAAGCAGTATATGAATATTCTCAAGAccataataaaataaaacaacatCTGAAGACAAGAGGCAATTTCTGTTCTGAACAATATAAGAAACACCTAACGAACATTAAATCAGCTTACGAAGAactgaataaaaaatgtccagATAGCCgaagtagtagtagtagtggtGATAAACACTGTCAGGAATATAATagaacatataaaaaatgcattcaGAACAGGCTATCAGAATTGACATGCAACATAATACCCCAGGAGGAATCATCGGAGGGGCCCCAACATGCATCAATCCAATTACAAACAGGGGAAGTAAATTCCTCCAGTGGAACCATCCCTACGACTGCCATATCATCCGTTTTTTCTGTCCTAGGAATTGGCGTCGTCGCtacctttttatataag ATTTGGCACTTgataattctaccatatatgatggACGACAATCACGAGCACctcaaagaagaagaaggaagaatgattTCCCTGAACAGaaacaaggaagaaatgtgGCTTATCACCCTACATAATGCCTCTacagaggaaaagaaataa
- a CDS encoding KIR protein: protein MTNEDPCNVNTLPSRKMYSAFMSMSNQCNGSTDARMGVKTKLWTELWRYTKILNSLDYIIETWCYVNQKVEENSEDKAPCWYFYYWIGDLLSKDSGTYTWTEPMGTIYQELKTLNITNACENVGTNIDVTIFEYMKKLYDYSQDRDIIQAQLEGGECSCKKQYQHYLQEADSAYELISSYCNGDPPKTNDYCDKFNEYKQHNPQELLKLECTSASKPEAARDEHVNGDQTGAELQIRGRRGTDSPSSTIPIGTAVSSTLVTVGLPSIMFLLYKYNLLPSWIHNQFGSSNSGGRRNSRKKRSGCSHYDTLSTAPSTVASTYDSMDTSIELSTAADNSTIYNRGSPRRTNNRRGNRPQQRTQTQGQRGTNINYGRM from the exons atgacAAACGAA GATCCTTGTAATGTGAATACATTACCTTCACGAAAAATGTATAGTGCCTTCATGAGTATGAGTAATCAGTGCAATGGGAGCACTGATGCCCGTATGGGAGTGAAGACTAAACTATGGACTGAATTATGGAGATACACGAAAATTTTGAATTCTCTGGACTATATTATAGAAACATGGTGCTATGTGAaccaaaaagtggaagaaaattcGGAGGATAAGGCACCCTGCTGGTATTTCTACTATTGGATAGGGGACCTACTATCTAAGGATTCGGGTACTTACACATGGACGGAACCTATGGGGACAATTTACCAAGAACTGAAAACGCTAAATATCACAAATGCCTGCGAAAATGTGGGAACTAATATTGATGTAACCATATTcgaatatatgaaaaaattatacgatTATTCCCAGGACCGTGACATTATACAAGCACAGCTAGAAGGCGGTGAATGTTCCTGTAAAAAGCAATATCAGCATTATCTTCAGGAAGCGGATTCAGCTTATGAATTAATAAGTAGTTACTGTAATGGCGATCCCCCTAAGACGAATGACtactgtgacaaatttaacGAGTATAAGCAACACAATCCTCAGGAGCTCCTGAAATTGGAATGTACATCAGCATCCAAACCAGAGGCTGCAAGAGATGAGCATGTCAACGGTGACCAAACAGGGGCAGAACTACAAATAAGAGGCAGACGTGGAACAGATTCACCGTCCTCCACCATCCCCATTGGTACAGCTGTCTCTTCCACACTTGTCACAGTAGGGTTGCCCTCAATCATGTTTctcttatataaa TATAACCTTCTACCGTCCTGGATCCACAACCAATTTGGAAGTAGCAACAGcggtggaagaagaaacagcagaaaaaaaagatcaggCTGCTCTCACTACGACACTTTATCAACAGCACCTTCAACCGTAGCTTCAACATACGATTCTATGGACACGTCCATTGAATTGTCAACAGCagcagacaattctaccatatataatcgTGGATCACCTAGAAGAACTAATAATAGAAGGGGGAATCGGCCACAACAACGGACACAAACGCAAGGACAAAGGGGAACCAATATAAATTACGGTCGTATGTAA